atttcaaacaactgTGATCTCTCTGAACCATCACATGTACAATTTTAGAGCAACATGTCAAAGGTGCACGTACGTCAGCCTTATTGCTCTCCACTCTGAAGATGAGAGGAATCTGTCATTGTTGAGAGCAGTGAGGGATCTGTGATGGCTGTAATTGAGGGAGTCAAGTCAAACATCACGCCTGGCGTGTTGAGTAATGGCTGGGTTTAGCTCGAGGCGAgggtttttgtttcctctctctcatccccaGTGATGattaatgcagcagtgtgtgggACCTTTTGGATCAACCCACACATAAGGGACAAGACCGTGTCCCACAGGAAACAGCACCAAAGTGAGAACACACACCTTTCACACTCTACCGATGGTGTGAACTACCTGCAGTCTGTGCTGCACGATAGTGAACTCGACATGTCAGGCGACCAAAAAGGTTACGCTTATTCAACATTCACATCAACTGAAAGGCGGCGTAAAAGGAACAAATAATAAACAGTTCTTTGTTGTTACATGTAAAAATCTGCCAGTAAAATAAACTGCATGGTGTGGTGTTTTCACCGCGCAGACATAGAGGGACTGttttatttggattttgtttcatttataatAGCTTCAGATCGATGCCAGATTTATAGAAATCCCTTAATCTTGCCTGATTCTTATCATGTGCCGGTCATATTCCTGAAACCGTGATTTCAGAATATTGCAAAACATAACATTACACATAATATAGCTATGGCTTCAAGTAAAAACAGCCATAGTGCTGATTCATCTACATAGGATGGccgttttattttattattgataacGGAGGGTGGTACTTCAGATTGATCCGgcttttatgctaagctaagctaatttaCCTActtacagacatgagagtgtcTGTAacttctcatccaactcttggcaagaaagcatatttcccaaaatgccaacctactcctttattttttaaaaatgtaattcttttTCGGCTTCTATcacatgttgttttttaaaatgtacatcaTGTACAACAATTTTACAGTTTCACTTAATACTGTGCACCCCTGTTTATGTCACCACCTATCATGTTTCTACTACTAGTAAGTCATAACCAACCTTTATTATTTGCATAATAAAGGTAAGAAAGATTTACGGCATGCACTTATGTAACATAATGCACAACCACAACTAAATCATATAAAATGAGGAGGATCTAATGACTCCCAACGTGAAATGGTCTACCTACAGTCAAACCATGGGGCAAACCTGTGCACCCGAGATGGAACTGGATCACTGGAGCTTTTCAACAGCTCATTTTACCTACCACAGGGAAAATGAGCACTCACTCCAATTTCAAAGCCATAATTCGCACACAAAACAGATGTGACACAGCGCTCGAGGTTTTTTTCTGCTTATATTGCCTTTTTACATCAAGAGGTCTCTGATGAGTTCTCAAGCATAAACACAAATTTAttcactttctctcactcaTAATAAATGCATACAAACCTTTGTTGGGACAACACTGACGTTAAAATCAGACCACATTAAAAGAAGCATCTTCAACtatatcattatataataaCTATGTTTCATTTACACTTCCAAATGCTGTTCCTTTGACATTTGTTCAACTAATAGCAGCGTCCTTGTAGTGGGATAGAGTATATGTTTTTGCACACAGTGCTTGCCAATTGAGTAATAACACAGTGAGACGAGAATGGAGTCAACATCGCATGCCTAACTGTATTTAGCTCCTCTGCGATAAATCCTCAAGGCAGTCTGTTTCTGTGAAGTGCAGCGATGGGGAACACGGGGGTGGATGCATGACGACTGGGATGCACGCAGGTTACCAGGATCTCCTTCGTCCCACACAGCCTGGGGATCCCTGCCTCCCGGGGTGGGATCGGCCCAGAGTTAGGCCTGTCCACCCATGCATGGATGACTGCACAGGGAGCAGTACGGGGATGTAAAAACAAGGGATTATAGAAGGCTCTCCATCATCCTGTCCAACCTTAAACCTGCCCGTGCAACATTTTTATCAGCTGCAAAAAGTTTCATGTCGTCTAGTATGTTTGGACAGGTAGGAAAACAGATAACACATAAAGGAAAACAAGATAAGTTCAACTGTACACATGGAAGAATTCAGGAGCTGCCTGCAATGGAGTAGAGTTTCAGTATCTGGTTGCAGCCCCAGAGACATGTTttaacagttgtgtttgtgtttttggtggCACACTGCCCCGgggaaatattttccattttattgcCTCAAATAAATTCAACCTAATTTTCCCCAAACTACATGACAAACACACTTAAAGCAGTGCATGAAGAAGaattattcattcttttatgGGTAATAAAATCTCACAGGCTTCTGTGAATGATCAACAATGATTATAGCTGATTGATCCAAAAACTCAATGTGCTGTAGGTTAATAAAACAAACTCTATTCACTTTTATTGTGTGCCTTAAGTACTAGGCGCAATAAGTGGTGGGCAGGGAGTAGATTTACTCAAATACTTTACTCGGGCACAATTTTGAGGCGATTGCACTTTAATTCCATTATAAGCTACTGTGCACTAAAACCCCACTCCATTTCAGACACAAATGTAGTGCTTACAAATACACTATGTTTATTTGACAGGTATAGTCGGTTTTCAGAGTAAGATTTTGCATAAAAGACAAATGATACAATGCATTGTTAAAGATTAAACTAATGGTTCCCAATAGCTTGTAAAAAGTGTCTAGTTGGGGATCCTGTGCGTTTTTAAACTTCTCATATGGTCTCATTTTAATAAACGTTCAAGGCCCAAACAGGTGAAATTATGgagtatttcacaaaaaaatatatctgtGTTGCAGAactatattttttctttttccctacCCCCATAATCATCTCACAGCCACTCAGGTTTAACTTATGACCCTTGGGTGGGGCACCCAGGTTGGGAGCCACTGAGCTGAACTACCTGACAGTAAATAAAgaagttaaaggaatagtttgacgtTATGGGAAATACACTCTTATTGGCTTTCTGACAGAGACTtcaatgaaaatatgaaaatataggGACGATTCTCATATCTATCCATTCAACATAAGGATACAGCTTACAGCTTGTTAGCTTTGCAAAAAAAGCCTGCCAGAACCTCTACAGCTCACAAACCAACATGccatatctcatttgtttaatccatacaagtgtaaaaatcacaatttgcaGTTTAAGGGGTGGTTTATGTGTCttactatttcttggctgggtgCAATAACTCACTAGAGTCTTTGCTCAGAGGATTTTGTAACTGTTGGGCAGAGCCAGGCTTGCtgcttccccctgtttccagtcattatgctaagctaagctaactggccaCTATTCCTTTAGCTCCAGCTCCTCTTCGCCcagctggaaaagaaaaatgctgcttacacacTGATGGATCAGTGTTaacaatgtcaaaatgtctcatATTATGATTCATCAATCAGAACAGGAACGTTTATACTCAAAGCAGATTTTGTTGAAAATACTTCTGTACCTTTACGTGtataaaaagttaaaagctGGGCTTTTATTTGTTAATGGTACAATTTTACATTGTTGTGTTGGAACTTTTACCTTCTAAGGTGTGAATACTTCCAAAACGTGGACACAATGCATCCCATTCTTAAGACCTGAGCCTCAGTAATGTGTCACGATTTAGGGCCCCATCGATGAGGATAAACACTGTCTAGGAGACTTAAAGTTTCTCACCTTTAGACAGAATACCTGACAGATTCTCTCGGTCCGTGCTGAAAAGGCGTGCGCTCACACCTGCTGACAGACGAGGCCACTTTGAGGTACTCACACATCAGCGATGATCAAAGCCAGAGCCCTGGTGTTCTTCATCAACTCTCAGACTGATACCTGGATCTGCTCCCTCTCCACTTTGTTCACGAGTTGTACGTGCTGATACAGAGCTACGAGAGGGAATCCACAGTTTACTTTACGCCACAGTCAATAGCAGCGAGTGAGAGATTGAACGCCTCTGACAGGATTTTCTGTGTCATCGAGCAATATGGTTTTCACGTCTGCTTGTGGGTAGCCTTTGATGTTCTCAGTCGAGACAGAGGCTCACCTGCATACAATGAATCAAAATTTTGGCATGTTGTGTGAGCTATCCCAGCTGTCACTGTATGGTGTATATTATGCTCTGACAGTGCAGTTGcttgaaataaaaagacaacCTGTTAAATGGAAAGAGTTGAACATTCTTAAAGCTGACGATTAAACTATTTATACAGTgatttgctgttatttttaaCACAGAAATGAAGGTAATAATTACCTTGGTCATAGCCTTTCTTCCTTGAGCACAGAAAATCCTTAAGGGCAAGGTTCTAATGATTTAATTACAATGGCGTGTGTTAAAGAGGATAACAAGCTCAGGGTATGGCTGATTTCCTGGCAATGATATgctgtcttttttattattattatgtacgGAAAGGCTAAGATGTGTAATTATAAGTCACATGTGTGGGCCAGCTTGCACTGTTTCATATCTCTGGAAAAGCAAGACAATGATCTAGGATACttaatataaacacaaaaaatgtgaaACCTTGATGTTTTTTTAGAATCAGCACCCACTGGCTGTCTTTTATATCATACTGAGCTGTCTAAGAGTGTCTGAGGTGATGATTCACAGTATTACAATCCATCCTAGTGGAAATAAACTCAAATTGCCACAGGCAAGGGGTACTAGTCCAACCGCAGCACTGTGGCAAGCCCTAGTTGTCAACATGTTCATATTTGTTCAAACTTACAGAGCTGGTATGTTAATGGAAAATGTCTGTAATCAATCAATAAGAtcaaatgtgttaattagtgagcttaaAAACTGCTTGTAGATGAATTGGATCACAgttagacagagccaggctaactgtttccccatttccagtctttatgctaagctaagctaagctaaactaagctaagctaaggacACTAGCTGCTCGCTGCAGTTTCACATTGAACGAACAGATATGAAAGTGGTATCGTGGTTTTACTTGACTCAATGCTAGAAAGCAACTTTTAAAACCAATTAGCATCTAAAGAAACAGgtatttctatgaggaattggcggagaccaaaacagagctaaaagggaGTGATAATTTGACTTTGACTCACCAGGTGGCCTAAAACATCAAATTAATATTGATGTTGCTTTATAATTTCTGGATGTGGAACTAAGTAGCTGTTTACGAACAAGTAAACAACTTCATCACAAAGGTGATGATACGTCAGTGTTTTGTCCACAACTCGTCTGCCACGTTCAAGTTGCCAAAAAAGTTTTTTTCCCAAAACGTCTGAGCTGTTCTTATAAAGCGTACAGAACTATTATGTTAATGAGTATGAAAAATTGGCatggcaaagaaaaagaagtttttCCAACAGGCTCCCAGTCTTATGGAAACAGTATTGAGTAGTGTCAAAGTATTCTTGTCTTGACCAAATCAGTCTCTCTTTTATCTGTTTCCAAGCCTcaaaatcacaacaaaaacacagaacgATCCAACATGCAGCCGGCGCAGCGCCTGTTaagttgtttattttgtctgctgtcacagagaagagaaagtcatagagagaaagagaaagagagagagagactgctgcAAATTCCAAGgccaaaaaacagtttttattccAGTATattgaaaagacaaacaagggGTTACTTTGTTGCGGTGGAACTAGAGGCAAGTCTTTGACAGTGAAGAAAGGGGCATGTTGGTTTTGCAGATAAGTGATCCATGTCCCGCTGCCAAACCTAAACAAATTCCATTTCAGGCAGCTCACCTCCATGGCTCGTCTTTATCTCCTCTTCTATCTCAACTGAAGGCACTTGACATTTGGGGAGGGGTTAGGCTAAGATTCAAGCTTGCTGTAATTGGAATTCATTCTGCCTCGCATTttaccaaaatgaaaacacGCCAGTTTAGCACTATTCATACAAATGTTACTTCTCGGAGAATGTTTCTTGTCTCCCTAACAGATCCCAGTCTCCTATACAGTAATTCATTATGAATGAGTTATTTCAGATAAGAACATTGAGCACATACACGATTAGGAAACAACAATCTTAAATCATAAGTCGCCCTGGTATACACGCTGTATATACATTTGTTATCTTGTTTATTACATTTCCCATCATAACTTTATTCACACAAGCCatattaataaaagaaaacactagCATGACTTCTGGCGAGGGAGAAAGTGTTGGCTATTGTGACATGTTGTTATAAACTACAGTAATTGAGTCTGCAATCCACAGAATCtacatcacacatacacaggcagaCTCATTTTTCACCACAGTGCTCATGGAAATTTTCATGtgctgaaaaaagaaagcactTGACAAGGTTTGTTTACATTCATCCACGTCTTTTGCGCAAATAAGACCCGACGTGGCACCTGAGTGAATTATAGGGAATGAAAAAATAAGCATAAGGTGAGCCTCTCGGAGGAGAATGGTGACTAAACTTAGATGGCAAATTGCAAAAGCCTTTTAGAGCAACTGCAGTCGACTgggcacagaaagaaagaggtttCCCTGTGTGACCCTTTTTGGTGTCTGGCACCATTTAATTGTATCTTGGGGCAAGATTTTCCGATGATGGTTTAAAGGGAGAAATAATGACTCATTCGATTTAGCTTCCATTGCATTATGCCCCATTTGGgtaaaattattcaaaaataagATATATGATTAATCTGGTAAATAGCACTTTTTAAAGGCTGTAATTATTGAATGAAAACACAGGGTGGTGGCTTTGGAGAAAAGTCTGCATCTATGAAATATGTTCCTGGTTATTCAATCTTGCTTTTCTATAGCAGGACATGTATATGCGTTTTATCCtgtcttatttattttgttatatactGTCATTAAACTGCCATTGTTGTATAAATAAATGGCTTTGCAGCGTGCCATCACTTCACAACATCCTATATTGATTGTCATTTTCCTTTAGTATTGGTTAATACTTATTTTGGACTAATAAATAATGtgggaaaatattctgctttgtttctgctgcagattTCTGATACCCAGAGAGTGGATCCACTGGGATCATGGATGGACTTTGTCAAAAGACCTGTTGGCAACTTCCCTGGAAAGTGTCGCAAACGCAAACGACCCCTGGTAAATCCAGCAGATGGACAGTGTGTCCTGCACTTAGTCaaaaaaacactacatttaATGATCACTGGTGTGTTTTCTTATTTACTGCAGTAACCAGTAGATAAGACAAACTTGTCTAATGATTTTCACATCGAGTTTGGTGTGAATGATTTGTATGTCTTCCCTCCACTAGCCGGGCCCACCTGGTCCTCCAGGTCCTCCTGGCCCACAGGGACCTCCTGGCTCTCCTGGGGCTGAAGTGACCCAGGAAGTTCTTCTCCAGGAGTTCAAAGAAATGATTAAAGGTAGAAGCTTGTTGATTTTccagcacagacacatttcagctCTTTTTAAAGCAACAAAGTTGTTCTGTCATAGAGAGATAACCTACAGTTAAACATTCAGCTGTGTCCATTTCTGGTATTTCATCCCACTGCCATGaaagaatagtttaaaaatcAGCGTTAACTCATTCTGCACTGTAATAACCTGgatgtgtttctgtcagaggctacagagaggagagcagcagcattgGAGAGACAGACCAGTCCCAGCCAGCTACCTACGGCTCTCCTCACCCTGGAGGGGATGACCTCCTACCGGCGAATAGAGGAGGCTTTCCACTGCAAGCTCAAGGGACCTGTGGTGGTCGACAAGAAGACTTTGGTGGAGCTCCAGAACTTTCAGACAGTACGTTTGTTTGAAACTGAGTAAATGTTTATGAACTGGTTCAGCTTCGCTCCATGTGCATGGCTGAAAAAGAAAGGTTTTGGCTAATCCTCCTCCGCATGGTTACACGCTTTGTTTCTGACCCATTTGCTTCTCTGTCTTAACTGTGTTTGAAAGAGCAAGTGTTTGGTAATCATCCCTCAGTTTGCGTGTAGGGGAATTATGAGAGGATCATCCGCTCACTGGTAACTGGCACTGCAGGCAAAGCAGGCGCTGCCACTCTGAGACTAAGACTGACTCTTTGGTCAAAAATATctacttttttcatttctacaCATCACTCTCTGGGCGGCACACAAAAGGCACTCTGTCTCTGACTTGGAATAAAGTGTGGAGAGGACAGAAATAGACACTGTTCGAAACGGCATGCTGTAGTGGAAGAACTATGCCCTGTTGGGATGGGCTGACAAGGCTGGAAGACGGATTAAGCTTTGCTAAAGTATgtaacatgctaacacagcaCTATGTTTGAATAGATGTGCTACTATGTTTTTGGAATggatattttacatgtttttgcagAGTTGgaagtaaagagaaaaacaatgagGGGCAACAGGAGGGGGCAGAATATTAAAATCGGGTCAGAATCCAGGACTTTTTGGGGCCTGGCCACACCAGAAAGTGGAACAAACACCAAATATGTGGTTCTGTAAGATTGAAGACATATTGACAACTCCCAGGGCTAGCCTCTAATCTGTAACTgctgacacattttcttttaccaTTTTAAATGCTGACGCCCGGCCTTTAGGAGTCATGCTACAGTGCCTTTTAGCAAGACATTACGTATCTGCCTTCTGTTCTGTAGCTGAGCATTTGTTTTGTGCTCACAGAGGTTTAAGTGGGGGGGTGATTCAGTGTATTATCGctctaaaatgtaaacatattattatatttttctgtgCTTTCAGCCACCGGCCAAAGGAGCATTCCTCAGAGGGTCGGGAATGGACCAATCCACCGGGAGATTCACAGCTCCCATCAATGGGATCTACCAGTTCTCTGCCAATGTCCACATTGGTAAATTATAGTAACTGTCTGATATGGGCTATTGCAGTACACACACCAAGGCCTTAAGAGTCAAGGGATAGTCCTGACTCTGCCAAAGGTTGTGCCTTATTATTGTATTGATTAATCACCACAGCCTGTATAAAAGAAGCTGATGTAGCTTCTTCAAGatggtgattttgaaaatgctgaaCTCACAGCTTCAGAACAGCTCTCTACAAACCaacggtggctacgtccacttcttacatACAGTCTGTATTAAACACTTAAAGCTGTTGTAGTTGACAATTGGCTAAGGAAAAATTACAGATCTGACTGTTAGTTTGTTCAAACTTAACCCTGTTTGGCTGCTTATGTTATGTTCTTGTCCATAGTTTAAAACTagttttcacttttattgcCCTGATAGTCCAGCGGATGTGCTAGTTATACGCAGGGCTTGGGATTGGACAGTCACTGTTAAGGGGAGGGGTCACATCACAATATATTTTTCGGAGGTATTGTGGAACCACCAATCTTCATGTGATTGTGAACATTTTGCCTTCTTACAGACCACAATGAGGTGAAGAGAAGCAAGAGCCAGCTCAAGGCCAGGGATAATGTACGGGTGCTGATCTGCATCGAATCGCTCTGCCACAGATACACGTAGGTATTCTGCACCGCTGAGTGCGTCTGCATGCGCACCAGTATCCCTGTGTACATCATCCTAATTCAGGTTTCGATCATCCGTGTGCATTTTTGTCTTGAATCCTCCACATCTCAGCCACTATGTTCTGCACCAATAGAGAGTTACAGTATCCAGATGTCTAGAGGAGTACTCCAGGTTTCTGAACCCAGGATGTGGTGTTTACATGCGCAACACATACTCCTAAACACATTTATAACCAGAATActagtgtgcatgtaaacacactgaatccaAATCACATATACCCTACCTACCACCCTACGTCCTATATCCATGTGGTTTTCATTTATCATGGCTATAACACGTGCTGGTAAGTTATGCCACCTACGACCTCTAAAAGTTAATGAAATTGATACTGGGAAGTAATTAATCCGACTACACTTTGCATTCTTGACATTCTTGTTTTGACAATTTGTTTATCTCCACCCTCTAACAGTGACATTTTTTGGTGTTAAATGCTGCCTTAACTTTCGTCAGAATTTATGAGCTGTTAAAggtattgtgtgttacacattCTGTGGAACCGGTTCGGCATTTCCTGTATAAAAGCAGAGCAGGTCTTTAAAGGAAATGTACTCTCACTTAGAGCCCTCGTCCCTGTCGCCTAACTAATCTTTATAGACTCACCTTTGACACTTCAGGCAGCCTGTTAcattcagcagcacagcagtgaaATGCCCTTGTTTGGGATGCGAGAGACAGATAATGAAGTATCTAATACAGCGGGGCCTGCATGGCGAAAAATTACAAATCCAGTTGGGAACGGTTCAGAGTACTTtccaatatttcaaaatttcTATTTACATAAAGTCAGTATAAATTGCTGAAATGAATTGCTCCCTGAAGTCTCTCCCAGACTGCACAAAGCTCCACAGCCTCCCTTCTAGCTTGGTACAATGAGGGGAAcgtataaataatattattatgatGGGTTACCTAACCCAAAAGAGCCCTTGGCCCTTGCTTTTTTGAGCCAAAGCCCCAGCCAGTCTCGCCCTCCCACACATGAAAATGCAGAGAATGTGAAATGAGGCTCATTGTGATGGCAGTTAGAGTGAAGACAAACATGATTGATTTGCCATAAAAATGTAGCATTTTCCACTTAACAGGAGCCAGTGCTCTCACTGCGTAGCTGAAGCCTGCAGTGATGTTACAACAGT
This sequence is a window from Pempheris klunzingeri isolate RE-2024b chromosome 11, fPemKlu1.hap1, whole genome shotgun sequence. Protein-coding genes within it:
- the c1qtnf12 gene encoding adipolin: MWCGAGPLAVVAAVFWTQCVLLDGVDAKKERKRPKEATPQHTETYNSTLSNSEEVGGGIKISDTQRVDPLGSWMDFVKRPVGNFPGKCRKRKRPLPGPPGPPGPPGPQGPPGSPGAEVTQEVLLQEFKEMIKEATERRAAALERQTSPSQLPTALLTLEGMTSYRRIEEAFHCKLKGPVVVDKKTLVELQNFQTPPAKGAFLRGSGMDQSTGRFTAPINGIYQFSANVHIDHNEVKRSKSQLKARDNVRVLICIESLCHRYTSLEMIVGLESNSKIFTVSVQGLLELQAGQYTSIFVDNAAGASITIQNGSDFMGMLLGV